A genomic segment from Yimella sp. cx-51 encodes:
- the rpsT gene encoding 30S ribosomal protein S20, giving the protein MANIKSQIKRIKTNAARTERNKAYKSELRTWIRKTREAVTAGDAEQAQAHLATASKKLDKAVSKGVMHKNQAANKKSALAKAVNGINN; this is encoded by the coding sequence GTGGCAAACATCAAGTCCCAGATCAAGCGCATCAAGACCAACGCCGCTCGCACCGAGCGCAACAAGGCGTACAAGTCGGAGCTGCGCACCTGGATCCGCAAGACCCGTGAGGCCGTCACCGCTGGTGACGCCGAGCAGGCACAGGCACACCTGGCCACCGCGTCCAAGAAGCTGGACAAGGCTGTGAGCAAGGGTGTCATGCACAAGAACCAGGCCGCCAACAAGAAGTCGGCACTGGCCAAGGCTGTCAACGGCATCAACAACTGA
- the holA gene encoding DNA polymerase III subunit delta, with protein sequence MTAVPPLVLIIGPEQLLADRAVRSTIDLVRETEPDAEVVRIEAAAYEPGELMLHTSPSLFGGLKIVVLRGLDEAGDALLDEVVALAKAPAEGSVLIVAHKGGNRGKRALDALKKGGARLIDAPAIKSDRDKSAFVTNEFRSARRKVSPEAVRALLEAVGKDLGELAAACSQLIADTTGLVDEEQVQEYYGGKVEATGFRVADMAVAGNAGEALRLLRHALASGVDPVPIVAVLAGQLRQVARVATAGGGSSAALAKQLGMAPWQVDRARQASRGWDGERLGRAIQAVAAADFEVKGGGRDPVYAAERAVLTICQERQAR encoded by the coding sequence ATGACCGCCGTCCCGCCCTTGGTGCTGATCATTGGCCCGGAGCAACTCCTGGCCGATCGGGCTGTGCGCAGCACGATCGATCTGGTGCGTGAGACCGAGCCCGACGCGGAGGTCGTGCGGATCGAGGCCGCTGCGTACGAACCGGGTGAGCTGATGTTGCACACCAGCCCGAGTCTTTTCGGTGGTTTGAAGATCGTCGTGCTGCGCGGGCTCGACGAAGCAGGCGACGCGCTCCTCGACGAGGTCGTCGCGCTCGCCAAGGCACCCGCCGAGGGTTCGGTGCTGATCGTCGCGCACAAGGGTGGCAATCGCGGCAAGCGTGCGCTGGACGCCCTGAAGAAGGGCGGCGCCCGGCTCATCGATGCTCCGGCGATCAAGTCCGACCGAGACAAGTCGGCCTTCGTCACCAATGAGTTCCGAAGTGCGCGGCGCAAGGTGTCGCCCGAGGCAGTGCGGGCCCTGCTCGAAGCGGTCGGCAAAGACCTGGGGGAGTTGGCGGCGGCCTGCTCGCAGCTCATCGCCGACACCACCGGCCTCGTGGACGAGGAGCAGGTGCAGGAGTACTACGGCGGCAAGGTCGAGGCGACCGGTTTCCGCGTGGCCGACATGGCCGTGGCCGGCAACGCCGGCGAGGCGCTGCGCCTCCTTCGGCACGCCCTGGCTTCCGGGGTCGACCCGGTGCCGATCGTCGCCGTGCTCGCCGGTCAGCTGCGACAGGTGGCGCGGGTGGCCACGGCCGGCGGCGGATCCTCGGCAGCCTTGGCCAAACAACTGGGCATGGCTCCGTGGCAGGTCGACCGGGCCCGCCAGGCGTCCCGCGGGTGGGACGGTGAGCGGCTCGGCCGCGCCATCCAGGCCGTCGCAGCAGCAGACTTCGAGGTCAAGGGCGGCGGCCGCGACCCGGTCTACGCGGCGGAACGCGCGGTGCTCACGATCTGCCAGGAGCGGCAGGCGCGCTGA
- the purU gene encoding formyltetrahydrofolate deformylase, protein MFTGLHPHCQEPALNHEPNDFVLTATCVDRPGIVHAITGFLVEQGANISECQQFEDPTTGRFFIRLVFRCEQTPLDDLQDGFEAVAMQFGMEWGLWPAGRPVRTLVLVSKLGHCLNDLLFRQQVGSLPLDIVAVASNHLTFQKTVATHDIPFHHVPITAATKPVSEARILELVEEYDVELVVLARYMQVLSDDLCRALQGRAINIHHSFLPSFKGARPYHQAHDRGVKLIGATAHYVTPDLDEGPIVEQDVARIDHTYSPEHMVVAGRDVETQVLARALTWHAEHRVFLNGSSTVVLR, encoded by the coding sequence ATGTTCACAGGGCTTCACCCTCACTGCCAGGAGCCTGCTTTGAACCACGAACCGAACGATTTCGTCCTCACCGCCACGTGCGTCGACCGGCCGGGGATCGTGCACGCCATCACCGGGTTCCTGGTCGAGCAGGGCGCCAACATCAGCGAGTGCCAACAGTTCGAGGATCCGACCACCGGACGCTTCTTCATCCGTCTGGTCTTCCGCTGCGAGCAAACACCGTTGGACGATCTGCAGGACGGATTCGAAGCGGTCGCAATGCAATTCGGCATGGAGTGGGGTCTGTGGCCGGCCGGGCGTCCGGTGCGCACCCTGGTGCTGGTCTCCAAACTCGGTCACTGCCTCAACGACCTGTTGTTCCGCCAGCAGGTCGGTTCGCTACCGCTGGACATCGTCGCGGTGGCCTCCAACCACCTGACCTTCCAGAAGACCGTCGCCACGCACGACATCCCGTTCCACCACGTGCCGATCACCGCAGCGACCAAACCGGTCTCGGAGGCCCGCATCCTGGAACTGGTCGAGGAGTACGACGTCGAACTCGTTGTGCTGGCCCGCTACATGCAGGTGCTGTCGGACGACCTGTGCCGCGCGCTGCAGGGCCGCGCCATCAACATCCACCACTCGTTCCTGCCCAGCTTCAAGGGAGCCCGGCCCTACCACCAGGCCCACGACCGCGGCGTGAAGCTCATCGGCGCGACCGCGCACTACGTCACACCCGACCTGGACGAGGGCCCGATCGTCGAGCAGGACGTCGCCCGCATCGATCACACCTACTCCCCCGAGCACATGGTGGTGGCCGGCCGCGACGTCGAGACCCAGGTGCTGGCGCGGGCGCTGACCTGGCACGCCGAGCACCGGGTCTTCCTCAACGGCTCCAGCACCGTCGTCCTGCGCTGA
- a CDS encoding phosphatase PAP2 family protein: MKHTELEVHEEQAWHPPVHLLRRMVIAGALISLVALGLGWVLTARGSARTGELDVSVWVTQHRFEPLTSLSVFLDVAIQPLCVYVLMGLALLIFWVGGRGWDLVIEVIVFLGTWGATTLAKHAYDRVRPPDPPVDRIIALHDPNTMPSGHTAAAAALTAALTLTVWYARGSIRTALLIGVPFVLMVALSRIVVGAHYLGDVTVGILLSLGVSLLIIALLIRVGLIDPIQDAGSRPLSPSWPPAPRCR; the protein is encoded by the coding sequence ATGAAGCACACCGAACTGGAGGTGCACGAGGAGCAGGCCTGGCACCCGCCCGTCCACCTGTTGCGCCGTATGGTCATCGCAGGCGCGCTCATCAGCCTCGTCGCACTGGGGCTGGGCTGGGTGCTCACTGCGCGAGGATCGGCCCGCACCGGCGAACTCGACGTGTCGGTCTGGGTGACGCAGCACCGCTTCGAACCGCTCACCTCGCTCAGTGTCTTCCTTGATGTCGCGATCCAACCGCTGTGTGTCTACGTGCTGATGGGGCTGGCGCTGTTGATCTTCTGGGTCGGCGGGCGAGGTTGGGATCTGGTGATCGAGGTCATCGTGTTCCTGGGCACCTGGGGAGCCACGACCCTTGCCAAACATGCCTACGACCGGGTGCGTCCACCCGATCCGCCGGTCGATCGCATCATCGCGCTGCACGACCCGAACACCATGCCCTCGGGGCACACCGCGGCTGCTGCTGCGCTCACCGCCGCACTCACGCTGACTGTCTGGTACGCCCGCGGATCCATCCGCACCGCCCTGCTGATCGGCGTGCCCTTCGTGCTGATGGTCGCCCTCAGTCGCATCGTCGTCGGTGCCCACTACCTGGGTGACGTGACGGTCGGCATCCTGCTGTCGCTCGGTGTGTCACTGCTGATCATCGCGCTGCTCATCAGGGTCGGGCTGATCGACCCGATCCAGGACGCCGGATCGCGCCCATTGTCGCCGTCGTGGCCTCCGGCGCCGAGGTGTCGCTGA
- a CDS encoding ATP-dependent DNA helicase, with the protein MPPADDTNSMDALMQAAVAAVGGSPRPGQQQMVEAVTKAFADQHHLLVQAGTGTGKSLAYLVPSIVHAQQTGKPVIIATATLALQAQIVGRDLPVLAEGLKPVLGRRPTYGLVKGRRNYLCQHKLVGGYPDEDEEGLFGVGAVDQQLGRLEKEIVRLREWADETDTGDRDDLVPGVSERAWRQVSVSAHECLGSTCPVVQDCFVEQARAAAKEVDVVVTNHSFMAIDSFEGRQMLPEHDALVVDEAHELVDRVTSTITDELTAPMVAAAAKKAARYLDTHELADTGVFLGGVLDQLAEGRLLGIPDNLALAVQRVHDAARSAQTELKPDKPADNDGPRQMARAAVDEVQENAARLLEERELDVAWISRSEYRGSMLHVAPMSVAMLVRDKIFGDRTVVMTSATLELGGTFDAVAGTLGLRGEGSPMWEGLDVGSPFDYPQQAIAYVAKHLPPPGRDGTSEQTMDEIETLIRAAGGRTLGLFSSRRAAEAAAEAMRERLGEEFPVLCQGDDQMGTLVKQFAADPRTCLFGTLTLWQGVDVPGSSSQLVIIDRIPFPRPDDPITSARSQAIAERGGNGFMSVSATHAALRLAQGAGRLIRRSSDRGVVAFLDNRMVTARYAGFLQRSLPPFWPTTDRELVLRALRRLDETADAPTPITPPAPAAAAIKPSPQQRFSREAGEIASADTAEYDALQFTDEDADAVETPERAAPEEHPTPAEPVDVVPTEPTTPDEQAGSAWTAEDDEELADGVSLGLSVDELADHLDRDPDQIAARLAALGLAAS; encoded by the coding sequence ATGCCGCCCGCCGACGACACCAACTCGATGGACGCACTCATGCAGGCGGCCGTCGCCGCGGTCGGTGGATCGCCGCGTCCTGGCCAGCAACAGATGGTCGAGGCGGTCACCAAGGCATTCGCCGACCAGCACCACCTGCTGGTGCAGGCGGGCACGGGCACCGGGAAATCCTTGGCCTACCTCGTGCCCTCGATCGTCCACGCGCAGCAGACCGGCAAGCCGGTGATCATCGCCACGGCCACCCTTGCGCTCCAGGCGCAGATCGTCGGCCGCGACCTACCGGTGCTGGCCGAGGGCTTGAAGCCCGTGCTGGGCCGACGTCCGACCTACGGGCTGGTCAAGGGCCGCCGTAACTATCTGTGTCAGCACAAGTTGGTCGGTGGGTATCCCGACGAGGACGAGGAAGGACTCTTCGGTGTCGGCGCCGTCGACCAGCAACTCGGACGGCTGGAGAAGGAGATCGTCCGACTGCGCGAATGGGCCGATGAGACCGACACCGGTGATCGCGACGACCTCGTGCCCGGAGTCAGCGAACGGGCCTGGCGACAGGTCTCGGTGTCGGCGCACGAGTGCCTGGGCTCCACCTGCCCGGTGGTGCAGGACTGCTTCGTGGAGCAGGCACGTGCTGCCGCCAAGGAAGTCGACGTGGTCGTCACCAACCACAGCTTCATGGCGATCGATTCCTTCGAAGGGCGGCAGATGCTGCCCGAGCACGACGCCCTGGTGGTGGACGAAGCGCACGAACTCGTCGACCGCGTCACCTCCACGATCACCGACGAACTCACCGCGCCGATGGTGGCGGCTGCTGCCAAGAAGGCGGCCCGCTATCTCGACACCCACGAGCTTGCTGACACCGGCGTGTTCCTCGGGGGAGTGCTCGACCAGCTGGCCGAGGGCCGGTTGCTGGGTATTCCGGACAATCTCGCGCTCGCCGTCCAGCGGGTGCACGACGCCGCCCGCTCGGCCCAGACCGAACTGAAACCCGACAAGCCGGCCGACAACGACGGTCCACGGCAGATGGCCCGCGCCGCCGTCGATGAGGTGCAGGAAAATGCAGCGCGGTTGCTGGAGGAGCGCGAACTCGATGTCGCCTGGATCAGCCGCAGTGAGTACCGCGGTTCGATGCTGCACGTCGCGCCGATGAGTGTGGCAATGCTGGTGCGCGACAAGATCTTCGGCGACCGCACCGTGGTGATGACGTCGGCCACCCTCGAACTCGGCGGCACCTTCGACGCCGTCGCGGGCACCCTCGGTCTGCGCGGCGAAGGCAGTCCGATGTGGGAAGGGCTGGACGTCGGATCACCCTTCGACTACCCGCAGCAGGCAATCGCCTACGTGGCCAAGCATCTTCCGCCACCCGGCCGCGACGGCACCTCCGAGCAGACGATGGACGAGATCGAGACGCTCATCCGTGCCGCCGGTGGGCGCACACTCGGGCTCTTCTCCTCGCGCCGCGCCGCCGAGGCAGCAGCCGAGGCGATGCGTGAACGACTGGGCGAGGAGTTCCCGGTGCTCTGCCAGGGAGACGACCAGATGGGCACGCTGGTGAAGCAGTTCGCTGCCGACCCCCGCACCTGCCTGTTCGGCACGCTCACCCTGTGGCAGGGCGTCGATGTGCCTGGTTCGTCGAGTCAGCTGGTGATCATCGATCGCATTCCGTTCCCGCGACCCGACGACCCCATCACCTCGGCTCGTTCCCAGGCGATCGCCGAGCGCGGCGGCAACGGGTTCATGTCGGTCTCGGCCACCCACGCGGCGTTGCGGCTGGCGCAGGGAGCTGGACGTCTGATCCGCCGCTCCAGCGACCGTGGCGTCGTCGCATTCCTGGACAACCGCATGGTGACCGCGCGCTATGCCGGATTCCTGCAGCGGTCGTTGCCGCCGTTCTGGCCCACCACCGACCGCGAACTCGTGCTGCGTGCCCTGCGCCGCCTCGACGAGACCGCCGACGCCCCGACCCCGATCACGCCGCCGGCACCAGCCGCGGCCGCAATCAAACCCTCACCGCAGCAACGGTTCTCGCGTGAAGCAGGAGAGATCGCCAGCGCTGACACGGCCGAGTACGACGCCTTGCAGTTCACTGATGAGGACGCCGACGCGGTGGAGACGCCCGAACGTGCGGCACCCGAGGAGCACCCGACCCCCGCGGAGCCGGTGGACGTTGTCCCGACTGAACCCACGACTCCCGACGAGCAAGCGGGCTCGGCATGGACTGCCGAGGACGACGAAGAACTCGCCGACGGCGTGTCGTTGGGTCTGTCGGTCGACGAGCTTGCCGACCACCTCGACCGCGACCCCGATCAGATCGCTGCCCGGCTGGCAGCGCTCGGACTGGCAGCCTCATGA
- a CDS encoding iron ABC transporter permease, whose product MGKMGPPPLDDTPELATTGAQPTDSVDARTLLGVHRTSRRHRLWVLGLSTALLLAILLAVSLGAVTTPVSTIVQIIGHHTIGAPGVATWSPALDAIVWDVRLPRVLLGAVVGAGLAITGAVLQAMVRNVLADPYLLGINSGASTGAAASILFGIGAGMGEYALQGSAFAGALAAAFLVYFIARGAARVTSVRLLLAGVAVGYALSALTSFLVFASGSAEGARSVLFWLLGSLGLAAWDIPLLVVTVVVLGSAVLLIVWSRRLDALAIGDETALTLGVSPAKLRSRLLVVVSLNVGAIVAASGSIGFVGLVVPHLARRAVGSDHRRVLPVAALMGATLLVLADLAARMILRPQEIPIGIITALVGAPFLLVLLRRMPGAR is encoded by the coding sequence ATGGGAAAAATGGGGCCGCCACCGTTGGACGACACCCCCGAACTCGCGACCACCGGGGCGCAACCCACTGATTCCGTAGATGCCCGCACCCTGCTGGGCGTCCACCGCACAAGCCGCCGCCACCGACTGTGGGTGCTCGGGTTGAGCACGGCGCTGCTGCTGGCCATACTGCTCGCCGTCTCCCTCGGAGCAGTCACCACCCCTGTCAGCACGATCGTGCAGATCATCGGCCACCACACCATCGGTGCGCCCGGCGTCGCCACCTGGTCTCCGGCGTTGGACGCGATCGTGTGGGACGTGCGGCTGCCACGAGTGCTCCTGGGCGCCGTCGTGGGCGCCGGACTGGCTATCACCGGAGCGGTGCTGCAAGCGATGGTGCGCAACGTGCTGGCCGATCCATATCTGCTCGGCATCAACTCCGGCGCCTCGACAGGTGCGGCTGCGTCCATCCTGTTCGGCATCGGAGCCGGAATGGGTGAGTACGCACTTCAAGGCAGCGCATTCGCCGGCGCACTCGCAGCCGCCTTCCTGGTCTACTTCATCGCCCGCGGCGCAGCCCGGGTCACGTCGGTGCGCCTGTTGTTGGCGGGCGTGGCGGTCGGGTACGCCTTGTCGGCGCTCACCAGTTTCCTGGTCTTCGCCTCCGGGTCGGCCGAAGGTGCCCGCTCGGTGTTGTTCTGGCTGCTCGGTTCGCTGGGCCTGGCCGCCTGGGACATCCCGCTGCTCGTCGTGACCGTCGTCGTGCTCGGCAGTGCGGTGTTGCTGATCGTGTGGTCCCGTCGTCTGGATGCTCTTGCCATTGGTGACGAGACGGCCCTGACCCTCGGTGTCTCCCCGGCGAAGCTGCGATCACGGCTGCTCGTGGTGGTCTCGCTCAACGTGGGAGCGATCGTCGCGGCCTCGGGCAGCATCGGCTTCGTCGGGCTGGTGGTGCCGCATCTGGCACGCCGTGCCGTTGGGTCCGACCATCGCCGGGTGCTTCCCGTCGCGGCGCTCATGGGCGCCACGCTGCTTGTGCTCGCTGATCTGGCGGCACGCATGATCCTGCGTCCGCAAGAAATCCCGATCGGCATCATCACCGCGCTGGTGGGTGCCCCGTTCCTGCTCGTCCTGTTGCGCCGCATGCCCGGCGCACGCTGA
- a CDS encoding ABC transporter substrate-binding protein: MTIRRTRTFIAASGVTALVMTGCGQAGPEESAAKAEGYPITATNCGSTYTFNSAPERGVLLKSASVPYLSAIGVLDRMVAKAGQYPREYYDATTLAALDKIPSLTEKTDSSGHLQISKETVLEQQPDLVLGHTETVNNKTLASAKVPLLEVPALCEGHSSKPTFEDIYAELTTYGKIFGKPAEAKKAATDLRTEIGTMTAGAPDRKGATAAVLFPTPGGGTTYAYGNRSMADPLLKAAGFTNVFTGVDERVFEISPEQLLAKNPDVIVLLHSDGKPETVRKSLTGLPGAARLKAVQNDRVLAQLFNYVEPPSPLALTGLKNIVNAFPDVK; this comes from the coding sequence ATGACGATTCGTCGTACCCGCACGTTCATCGCAGCCTCCGGTGTCACCGCACTCGTCATGACCGGATGCGGCCAGGCCGGCCCCGAGGAGTCCGCTGCGAAGGCGGAGGGCTACCCGATCACCGCGACGAACTGCGGCTCCACCTACACCTTCAACAGTGCACCCGAACGAGGCGTGCTGTTGAAGTCGGCATCGGTGCCCTACCTGTCCGCGATCGGAGTGCTGGACCGGATGGTCGCCAAAGCCGGCCAGTACCCCCGCGAGTACTACGACGCGACCACACTCGCAGCTCTCGACAAGATTCCGTCCCTCACCGAGAAGACCGACTCCTCCGGCCACCTGCAGATCTCCAAGGAAACGGTGCTCGAACAGCAGCCCGATCTGGTGCTCGGCCACACCGAGACCGTGAACAACAAGACGCTCGCCTCCGCCAAGGTGCCCCTGTTGGAGGTGCCGGCGCTGTGCGAGGGTCACAGCAGCAAGCCGACCTTCGAGGACATCTACGCCGAGCTCACCACGTACGGAAAGATCTTCGGCAAGCCAGCTGAGGCGAAGAAGGCAGCCACCGATCTGCGCACCGAGATCGGCACGATGACCGCCGGCGCACCCGACCGGAAGGGCGCAACAGCGGCGGTGCTGTTCCCCACCCCTGGTGGCGGCACGACCTACGCCTACGGCAACCGTTCGATGGCCGATCCGCTGCTGAAGGCGGCGGGGTTCACCAATGTCTTCACCGGCGTCGACGAGCGGGTCTTCGAGATCTCACCGGAACAGTTGCTCGCCAAGAACCCCGACGTCATCGTGCTCCTGCACAGCGACGGCAAGCCGGAGACCGTGCGCAAGTCGCTTACCGGTCTGCCCGGCGCTGCACGGCTGAAGGCAGTGCAGAACGATCGGGTGTTGGCGCAGCTGTTCAACTACGTCGAGCCGCCGTCGCCGCTGGCGCTCACCGGCCTGAAGAACATCGTCAACGCCTTCCCCGACGTCAAGTGA
- a CDS encoding ABC transporter ATP-binding protein yields the protein MRFRYGRTDVLHGVDLHAAPGKVTGLVGPNGSGKTTLLRLLFGALTPTAGTVSIDGRPLQTLERSELARSMSVVVQEDSGDTALNVAEVVLLGRLPHHSVLGSYTTDDHDIAYDALRRVGADHLVERDLSELSGGERQRVMVARALTQQPRYLLLDEPTNHLDIRFQHEILGLTALADTTVVVLHDLNLAARYCDDLVVLQQGRVVASGTPTTVLTPELIAQVYRVRATVVADGDIPQFVFAPPR from the coding sequence GTGCGATTCCGGTACGGCCGCACCGACGTCCTGCACGGAGTCGATCTGCACGCTGCACCGGGCAAGGTCACCGGACTCGTCGGCCCCAACGGCAGCGGCAAGACGACACTGCTGCGCCTCCTCTTCGGAGCTCTCACTCCAACGGCTGGCACGGTGAGCATCGACGGCCGCCCACTGCAGACCCTCGAACGCAGCGAACTTGCGCGGTCGATGTCGGTGGTGGTGCAGGAGGATTCGGGCGATACCGCGCTGAACGTGGCCGAGGTCGTCCTGCTCGGCCGGCTGCCACACCATTCCGTGCTCGGCAGTTACACCACCGACGACCACGACATCGCCTACGACGCGCTGCGCCGGGTCGGGGCCGACCACCTGGTCGAACGGGACCTCAGTGAACTCTCCGGCGGTGAACGTCAACGAGTGATGGTCGCTCGCGCACTCACCCAACAGCCGCGGTATCTGCTGCTGGACGAACCGACCAACCACCTCGACATCCGGTTCCAGCACGAGATCCTGGGCCTCACCGCGTTGGCCGACACCACGGTCGTCGTCCTGCACGACCTCAACCTCGCCGCCCGCTACTGCGATGACCTGGTGGTGCTGCAGCAGGGACGTGTGGTGGCCTCCGGCACGCCGACCACCGTGCTGACGCCAGAACTGATCGCACAGGTGTACCGGGTGCGAGCCACCGTCGTCGCCGACGGCGACATCCCACAGTTCGTGTTCGCGCCCCCGAGGTGA